The stretch of DNA ATAGACCAATGCGTCATAGTAAGTACATCCAACGAAAAAGCCGCTTATTCACACGCATAACCGTCCCGATCGCCGTCCATTTTTTCCGAATAGGCCGGGTGCCCTTTCTTCACGCCGTTCGGATATTTCGTTCGTAATTCCGTACAGTTCTTGAAAACTTCCACAGTTCCCGAGATTGGACTCTGTTCCGCGTCTTCTTTATCATACGCGTCGCTGTCGAACCCCCGATCTGTCGCATAATCCTCGATGGACCAGATGCCGAGCCCTTTCTTCTTGGCGGCGTCCTGCTTCTTTTCATACGGATCCAAGTGGCGCGTATTCGGCGGATACACATAGGCCACTCGCGCCAATCCCTCTTCCAATAGCTTTTCCTGGACGCTCTCCCCGTCGACATACACATAAGCAAGCAGTCGGCCATATTTATCTATTTGTTCACCGATATCAAATTCAATTTCAAGTGTTCCGCTGTTTATCAGCTCTTGGTTTCGTGCTTTGGCTTCATCGCCAAATGGCTGCTTTCCGAGCCGCGGGTGATTGGTTTCAGGGGTGTCGATGAGCAAATAGCGGACATTCTGCTCTTTCCCCTCGTATATGATCTTGATCGTATCACCGTCTATTACCTTCACCAGCTCTACCGGGATCAGCCCTTCTCGCGTGGGAGACTGTTCCCCATTACCGAACGTGTCATATAAGAAGACGGACACCAACCCAAGAAAAATAGCCCCTAGGCCCATTTGCAATTTTTTCATCAAAAGAAGCTCTTCCTTTCCTATTCAACTAGTGCCATCCAATGTTACCAGTTTCACAGAATCAGTTCAAATGGGGGAAATCAAGAGTGGCGGGGCATGGTTTGGAAATGGAGATTGGCCTGAACTGCAAGGGCCCTTCGAAACTCTCATGGCAATCTGACGAACTATAAGGGCAAATCCGGGAACTGTCAGGGCTCCGGAAAAAACTGTAAGGACTATCCCCGGAATAAAAACGGCAAACCCTCTAACTCAGTTAAAATAAAGTAGACAAAACTCACATCTCTATTATTTTTTACAATTTATTTACCTAGGATCCATAAAGGATTAATAAACTCCCTCTATGATAGCTAATGAGTTACCTACTTTCATTGAGGGGGATGGCAACATGAAAAATGTATGGAGAAAGAAAACAGCAGTGGTGACCATGGCTGCTGTTGTCGCTTTATCATCGTTAGGCTTTGGTCGCAACCATATCACCGAGGCGAAGAACAACAAGAACGAACCGACCAATGTCATCATGATGGTGATGGATGGAACGAGTGCAGGTGCTACATCGCTTGCAAGATGGTACAAAGGCGAAGACCTTGCAATGGATGAAATCGTCATCGGAGGCGTGCGAACGCATTCTGCCGAGTCGGCGATCACCGACTCCGCACCAGCTGCCACTGCATTGGCGACGGGCCATAAGAGTAATGATAAAATTGTTGGACTTCTTCCTGAGTTAGTAAATACACCAGGCGTCGAAGCGGTGGATCCTGAGGATGCCTTCAAACCAGTTGCGAATGTCTTAGAGGGTGCCAAACTGCACGGCAAGGCAACGGGCATCATTTCCACATCTGAAATTCAACATGCAACGCCTGCGGGCTTCTCTGCTCACGCAACACATCGCAGCAACTACCAGGACATCGCTGAGCAACAAGTGTATCAGGAAATCGATGTTGTTCTCGGGGGAGGAAAAGAATCCCTATTACCTGGCGAGGGGAAAAATTCACGAGTGGACGGCGAAGATTTGACTAAAGTCCTTGATGAAAAGGGATATGACTTTGTTGAAACACGTGAGGAGCTATTCCAAACAAATTCGGATAAAATCTGGGGATCCTTTGCTCCGTCTGCGTTAGCTTATGACTTTGATCGCGAAACAACGAGCCATCATGAACCGACTCTCGCTGAAATGACGAAAAAAGCAATCGACACTCTTTCCACAGATGAAGATGGTTTCTTCCTATTCGTCGAGGGAAGTAAAGTGGATTGGGCGGCACACGCAAATGACCCGATCGGCATCATCAGTGATGTATTAGCATTTGACGATGCGGTACAGGAAGCATTGGACTTTGCGAAAAAAGACGGAAACACAATGGTCATTGCAGTGAGTGACCACGGGAACAGCGGAATTACAATGGGGAACGTCAACACCAACTCCAACTACCCTGAAATTCCGGTTTCAACGTACATCGATCCTTTGAAAAAAGCGACGATGACTGCTGAAGGTGCGCTGAAGCAATTAAAAGACGACCGTTCCAATATGAAAGAAGTAGCCGAATTATACGGTTTGGACAATCTGACGGAAACAGAAGTCGAAGCTCTCAAAGCATCCGAATCTTTACAAGCTGATATGTCGAAAATGCTGTCAAATCGTGCAAACATCGGCTTCTCCACAGGAGGTCATACTGGTGAGGATGTCTTCCTTTACGCCTATGGCCCATCTAAACCATACGGATTGGTAGATAATACCGATCTTGCGAAAACAATGGCGTCCTTCCTAGGGTTTGATTTGAATAAAACAACGGACAAGCTATTCGTCAATGCAAGAGAGGCATTTGAGAATAAGAATTTTCAAACGCGTATTGATGTGACAGATGAGAACAATCCTGTCTTTATCGCAGAAAAGAATAATATCAAGATCGAACTCCCTGTGAATAAGAACATTGCCCACGTAACGAAGCAAAACCAATCCTATACAAAGACACTTGACGGTGTAACTGTTTATAACGAAAAAGATTTCTTTGTATCGGAATCTGCATTGGACCTATCCAAATAATCTTGTAACGAATGCTTCCCTTATGCAATTTGTCTAGGGGAAGCATTCGTTTTAAAATCGTAGTCCCCTACTCTATTCTCATTTAAGCTCGTCAAACAAGCTCCCGCCAAGAAAATATCCGAAATAGACAAGGCTGATACCCGCCCCATACGTCAGAAGTAGATAAAGGATGGCCAAACGCTTCTGTCCACTTCGCCAGAGTTCCCACCATTCTTTCATCAAAGTCGAAAATGTCGTCAATGATCCCGCGATGCCGGCTGTTCCTAACGCTTTCCACCAAATGGACAACGGCAGACCAAATACGAGTCCAATCAATACAGATCCAGCCAGATTAGCAATTAATGTGCCTTTTGGAAAACCTTTCGGGGCATTCCACTTTTGAGCGATCCAATACCGGGAGACGGCGCCGACAAACCCGCCAACACAGACTAGAGCAAGTGTCATCCAATTCATATGCACTCCTCCCGTTTTCTGCTCAAATAAAAGCCCGCCGCTCCAGCAACCAGACCACCGATCAGACTGACGGCGACGTAAAGCGCAGCCAAGCCAAAACGCCCCTCTTCCATTAGTAAAATAACTTCCATGCCCAAAGCGGAAAATGTCGTGAACGACCCTAGAAACCCTGTCGTAATGGCATCTTGCACTTCTTTCCGACTCGTCCATCTTTGCAATACGCCGCCGACAAGGTAACAAAGTAAAAACGAACCGATCAAATTGACCGCAAACGTAGCCCAAGGGAAATGGGCTTCCGCAACAACTAGGCTGAATAAAAAACGGCAACCGGCACCGGCCATACCCGCTAGACCAATCCATAGCCAGGCCTTCATTGCGCAGCCTTCTCCAGCAACCGGCGCTCCAGTACCATCTCCAAAGACAGCTTTTTGCTTGTGTTGCCGAAGCGGATATGGATCTCTTCCCCGTCCACTTTCAGAATGACCCCTTGGCCGAACACCCGATGCAACACATCAGTCCCTGCCGTCAATTCCTCCCGACTTCGGATACCGTTCGGGTTCAGCGGAGGAGGATTAACTGACTTCCCTTGGGATTTCCGTTCCTGCTGGACGGCAACCTTTCTTCTTCCAGCGACCGGCACCGGTTCCCCCGCCAAGATCCTTTTCACTTCATTGATAAACCGGGAGTCGCTCTTCCGCGTATTTCCCGACTTCTGATAGGAAAGCAACTCCAACCGTTCCTTCGCCCGCGTCATTCCGACGTAGAACAATCGTCGAGCTTCTTCCAGCATTCGTGTATCCGTCGCATCCTCTTCCGATGGAATAATGCCTTGGACAAGATCGATCATGAACACCCTCCGGAATTCAAGGCCTTTCGCGCTATGAAATGTGGATAGGGTCACGGCGTTTTCCGGAGGATCATATTTCGCCTGCTGGACCGCTTGCTCCAGTTCCTGCAAGCGATTGGCGAACTCGACCATCGTCCTGCACGAGCTTGCAATTTCCTCCAACGTATCCAAAATCCCCTGCAAGCCATCCAGCCGGAATCCATACTTTTCCGACCTGCTCCTCAATGACTCTTCGTATTCCAGTTCATACCGGATCACGCGGATGACTTGAGCCGGCCGCATATCGGGAATTTTTCTGTACACTTCCTGATATTCTTTTAATTTCTCGGTTTGGTTCGCCTTTAATTCAACCGCTTCGATGAAACTATCGAATACATCCCGGTCTGTTTTTGCCGAAAGGAAACGGCTCACCTGATTGCGGGACACGAAGAGATTCATCTTCATGACGATTTGCGAGAAGATGTCTTTCCGGTTTGTATTGTAACTGAGCCGCATGAAATTCAGGATGTCCTTCAATATCCAATGGGAGAAAAACCGGTCGTCGGCATCCTTCATATAAAAGGGGATGCCCCTTCTTGTCAATTCACTGACGAACAGTGTCGAGGAGGCATTATTCCGGAACAGGATCGCCACTTCGCCCAACTCTTTTTCATTCAATAATTCATATGTAATGTATTCGAGCTGGCGTTTTGCGTCATCGAGCCGCTGGATCAGGATCGGCCCTTTCCCGCCATTTTCCGTCCGCATTTCTTTAGGATAGCGCTGTGTGTTGCATTTGATGAACGAGGCGGCCGTTTCGACGATTTCTTTCGAGGAACGGTAATTCTGCTCCATCCGCAAGATGGCGGCATCCGGGTACACTCTCCGGAAATCCAGTAAGTAGGAAGGGTCCGCCCCTCTCCATGTATAGATCGACTGATCGTCATCTGCCACGACGCAAAGATTGCCATGATGCGCGACGAGATGCTCCACGATTTTATGTTGGACGAGCGAAGTATCCTGGCTTTCATCCGTCAGGACATAGTCATAGCGGCTCCGGAACTGCTCTGCAATCGCTTCGTCCACCCGCAGCGCCTCTTCCCCGATCAGAAGCAGATCATCGAAATCGAGAAGCCGCTGCCGCGCGTCCCGAGACTTATACCGCTCGTATTTCAAAGCGATCTTCCCTGCCAGTTTGAAAGGCCCTTCCACGGCTGTCCACTTTTCCATCGGGACCATTTTGTTTTTCAGCGCGCTGATGAACGTGGATAGGGAGGACAGTTCATCTTCTGTCGCATCGTCGCGCAGCAACTCTTTATATAACTGTTTCAGCAAGCCCGTTTTTGTGATGGCCCCCCGTCCTTTTCCGGCTCCTTCGATCAGTTCATATCCGCTTCCCAGTTTCCCTAAATAGTTCCGTGCGATGGAAAACGCCAAACTATGGATGGTCGAAAAATCAACGGGCGGGCTATCCGGAAAAAATCGAGAAAACCGTTCCGCCATCTCCCGTGCCGCAGCACGGCTGAAGGTGACGGCTTTGATACGCCCAGGGTATGCCCCTTTTTCTTCGATCAAATAACCGATCCGCATAATCATCGTTGTCGTCTTGCCGGAACCCGGGCAAGCGAGCAAAAGAAGAGGGCCTTCCGTCTGCAAAACCGCTTGCCGTTGTACATCATTCAAATCGATATTCAGTTCCCTTTTCTTCCGTTCAAAAAAGTCTTCCATGGTGCGAACTCCTTTTATCCGTAACTATTCTCCATTTACTGTACCATAAAAACAGACAAAAACCTTTGCACGTTGTTGTGCAAAGGCCCTACTAGAAGGGCGTTCAAAATCTGCCCGTCTCATTCTTATTCTGCTGCAAGTCCATTTTTCCTTTGCCGCCGCCCGTGTATTCCGATGAAGCGACTTCATTTTTGCGTCGCTGTCCATCCGAAAATTCCTGGCCGATCCGCTTCGGATCTTCCATCTTGTTCTGTTCGTTCCGATCCTTTTTTCGTTAGGTATTACACTTACTCCCATCCGAGATATTTATCTGTATGAATATCCCCCTTTTGTCATCCATTTAATCACGGATGACAACGTCTGCGGACGCCACCGGATTATGGAGCTTGAGATAATGCTCTTCTGCTGGAAAATACCGCCGTTCATATTTTTGCAGAATTTCATATGCGTCACCAATATAGGAATCCCGCTTCGTCACCCGTTCAGCCCTCGTCTCCTTATCCACCTCCAAGAAAACGACTGCATCAAAAAAACCGCGCAGCTCTTCCCGCTGGAGAAAGACCCCCTCCACAATCACAGCTGGCGACTCCACTGGAATATGAAGTTCCCGAACATCATAGCGATCAGTGGCCTTATTGTAAAATTCAACCTTACGTATAAAGGGCATCTCTTGCTTCAACGGACCCAATACTTGATCAATCAAATAATCATATCGCCACTGTAAATAATAATAGCAATACCATTCCTCAAACTCATCCCGGTAGCGTGTGGCTTTGGGAGGATGAAGTCATCCAAGTGAAGTACCATCGACCCGGGCATCTGCCGTTGGAGATTCATGGCAGCTGTCGTCTTGCCGGAGCCCCCGAGGCCGTCAATGCCGATCAGGGCAGTATGGCCCGATTGTATTGCGGGCAGGAGATGTCTCATTTAGGCACCCCCATTTCACGGATAGGAGCGAAACGGAATTTCACGACACCGACGACGGAGTCCTTATCGATACAGCCCAAGACGCGACTGTCCATACTGTTTCGCCGGTTGTCCCCCAAGACGAACAGCTGCCCTTCCGGCACCCGGATGGCGAAATCCTCCGTCAGTTTCTGCCCTTCCCCGATTCGCGCTTTCACCGATTGGATATATTCCTCCTCATACTCTTCCCCGTTGATGTACAGCGTATCATCGATCATCTCGATGACATCCCCCGGCAATCCGATGACCCGTTTGATGAAGTCGTCCTCCGTTCCCGGCGCATGGAAGACGATCATATCGAAATGATGGATTTTATATATTTTGGAAATGACCAGTTTATTATTATGTTCAAACGTCGGTTCCATCGACTGTCCGGAAACGATGACGGGCGTGAATAGATAATGCCGGATCAGGATAGCCAAGAAGAAGGCGATGAAGATGGATCTCAACCTTGAATAAAATTCGGTATGGCTTCTCTCGTACATTCAGCAACCCCCGTCCTTGAAAATATGTCTCCATTCTAACATATTCATTTGCATGAAATGATATTTTCCAATCTTTCATTCTGAATGTTCCGGAAATGAAAAAACCCTTGAAAACCGGTAATCGATCGGTTTTCAAGGGTTCGCTTGCTCCTTACACTTTAAATTGACTGATTGCCTTATGCAATTCATCGCTGAGACTTGAGAGTCGATCCGCAGAGCCTGCTACTTCACGGATGGCGTGCAATTGCTCGGTAGTCGAAGCATTGATCTCTTCGCTGGCGGCAGCCGTCTCTTGTGAAGTAGCTGCCATCGTTTCAATGGTCTCCAAAACGGTTTCCTTGTGACGGACGACTTCATTCACCTCATCGTAGACGCCCGCGATGGAGCTTTCCAGACGTTGCATCAATTTGGCGATATTTTCGAATGTCGCTTCCGTAGCTTCAACGACGATCGCCCGATCTTGGAACGATTGGCCGGTCTCCTCCATTTCCGCCGCAACCCGGTGGGATCCTTCCTGAAGTTCCGCGACGGTCGCTCTCACTTCATCTGTCGCACGGCTTGATTGTTCGGCAAGTTTCCGGACTTCATCCGCCACCACGGCGAATCCCCTTCCATGTTCACCCGCTCTTGCCGCTTCGATGCTTGCGTTGAGCGCTAGCAGATTCGTCTGGGCGGAGACTTCCGTGATGGTCTCCAAAATGGTGCCGATCGCTTCCACTTTATGCTCTAAATCTTGGACGGAATTCCCCATGGACAGCAAATTGGTCCGCCAGTCGGCAAAGGCCGTTTGCAGCTCATTAACCCGGGTCCGTCCTTCTGCATTTGCCGCTTCCGCGTCTGTTGCGATTGATCGCATGACGCCGGCTTTATCATGGATGCCCATAATCTGCTGGCCTAGCAGATCGACTGTCCGCGTCGCATCCTCGGTGTCATGGGCCGATTTGGTCGCTCCTGCCGCGACATCCTCAACCGCCCCTGCCATCTGTTCACTAATTGCGTTCGTCTCCTCC from Bacillus sp. OxB-1 encodes:
- a CDS encoding methyl-accepting chemotaxis protein, with the protein product MATKVHNIIATVRQSVQEVRLSAESLSASAEETNAISEQMAGAVEDVAAGATKSAHDTEDATRTVDLLGQQIMGIHDKAGVMRSIATDAEAANAEGRTRVNELQTAFADWRTNLLSMGNSVQDLEHKVEAIGTILETITEVSAQTNLLALNASIEAARAGEHGRGFAVVADEVRKLAEQSSRATDEVRATVAELQEGSHRVAAEMEETGQSFQDRAIVVEATEATFENIAKLMQRLESSIAGVYDEVNEVVRHKETVLETIETMAATSQETAAASEEINASTTEQLHAIREVAGSADRLSSLSDELHKAISQFKV
- a CDS encoding fluoride efflux transporter FluC translates to MKAWLWIGLAGMAGAGCRFLFSLVVAEAHFPWATFAVNLIGSFLLCYLVGGVLQRWTSRKEVQDAITTGFLGSFTTFSALGMEVILLMEEGRFGLAALYVAVSLIGGLVAGAAGFYLSRKREECI
- a CDS encoding ATP-dependent helicase — protein: MEDFFERKKRELNIDLNDVQRQAVLQTEGPLLLLACPGSGKTTTMIMRIGYLIEEKGAYPGRIKAVTFSRAAAREMAERFSRFFPDSPPVDFSTIHSLAFSIARNYLGKLGSGYELIEGAGKGRGAITKTGLLKQLYKELLRDDATEDELSSLSTFISALKNKMVPMEKWTAVEGPFKLAGKIALKYERYKSRDARQRLLDFDDLLLIGEEALRVDEAIAEQFRSRYDYVLTDESQDTSLVQHKIVEHLVAHHGNLCVVADDDQSIYTWRGADPSYLLDFRRVYPDAAILRMEQNYRSSKEIVETAASFIKCNTQRYPKEMRTENGGKGPILIQRLDDAKRQLEYITYELLNEKELGEVAILFRNNASSTLFVSELTRRGIPFYMKDADDRFFSHWILKDILNFMRLSYNTNRKDIFSQIVMKMNLFVSRNQVSRFLSAKTDRDVFDSFIEAVELKANQTEKLKEYQEVYRKIPDMRPAQVIRVIRYELEYEESLRSRSEKYGFRLDGLQGILDTLEEIASSCRTMVEFANRLQELEQAVQQAKYDPPENAVTLSTFHSAKGLEFRRVFMIDLVQGIIPSEEDATDTRMLEEARRLFYVGMTRAKERLELLSYQKSGNTRKSDSRFINEVKRILAGEPVPVAGRRKVAVQQERKSQGKSVNPPPLNPNGIRSREELTAGTDVLHRVFGQGVILKVDGEEIHIRFGNTSKKLSLEMVLERRLLEKAAQ
- a CDS encoding thermonuclease family protein translates to MKKLQMGLGAIFLGLVSVFLYDTFGNGEQSPTREGLIPVELVKVIDGDTIKIIYEGKEQNVRYLLIDTPETNHPRLGKQPFGDEAKARNQELINSGTLEIEFDIGEQIDKYGRLLAYVYVDGESVQEKLLEEGLARVAYVYPPNTRHLDPYEKKQDAAKKKGLGIWSIEDYATDRGFDSDAYDKEDAEQSPISGTVEVFKNCTELRTKYPNGVKKGHPAYSEKMDGDRDGYACE
- a CDS encoding fluoride efflux transporter FluC; amino-acid sequence: MNWMTLALVCVGGFVGAVSRYWIAQKWNAPKGFPKGTLIANLAGSVLIGLVFGLPLSIWWKALGTAGIAGSLTTFSTLMKEWWELWRSGQKRLAILYLLLTYGAGISLVYFGYFLGGSLFDELK
- a CDS encoding alkaline phosphatase; translation: MKNVWRKKTAVVTMAAVVALSSLGFGRNHITEAKNNKNEPTNVIMMVMDGTSAGATSLARWYKGEDLAMDEIVIGGVRTHSAESAITDSAPAATALATGHKSNDKIVGLLPELVNTPGVEAVDPEDAFKPVANVLEGAKLHGKATGIISTSEIQHATPAGFSAHATHRSNYQDIAEQQVYQEIDVVLGGGKESLLPGEGKNSRVDGEDLTKVLDEKGYDFVETREELFQTNSDKIWGSFAPSALAYDFDRETTSHHEPTLAEMTKKAIDTLSTDEDGFFLFVEGSKVDWAAHANDPIGIISDVLAFDDAVQEALDFAKKDGNTMVIAVSDHGNSGITMGNVNTNSNYPEIPVSTYIDPLKKATMTAEGALKQLKDDRSNMKEVAELYGLDNLTETEVEALKASESLQADMSKMLSNRANIGFSTGGHTGEDVFLYAYGPSKPYGLVDNTDLAKTMASFLGFDLNKTTDKLFVNAREAFENKNFQTRIDVTDENNPVFIAEKNNIKIELPVNKNIAHVTKQNQSYTKTLDGVTVYNEKDFFVSESALDLSK
- the lepB gene encoding signal peptidase I, with product MYERSHTEFYSRLRSIFIAFFLAILIRHYLFTPVIVSGQSMEPTFEHNNKLVISKIYKIHHFDMIVFHAPGTEDDFIKRVIGLPGDVIEMIDDTLYINGEEYEEEYIQSVKARIGEGQKLTEDFAIRVPEGQLFVLGDNRRNSMDSRVLGCIDKDSVVGVVKFRFAPIREMGVPK